AGGAGAAGCACACCGTCGAGGTGGTCATCGACCGCCTCACCGTGAAGGCGGGCGCCAAGCGCCGGCTCACCGACTCGGTGGAGACCGCGCTCAAGCTGGCCGGCGGCATGGTGGTGCTCGACTTCGTCGACCTGGCGGAGGACGACCCCGAGCGCGAGAAGATGTTCTCGGAGCACCTCTACTGCCCGTACGACGACGTCTCCTTCGAGGAGCTGGAGCCGCGCTCCTTCTCCTTCAACTCCCCGTTCGGCGCCTGCCCGGACTGCTCGGGCCTGGGCAACCGGATGGAGGTCGACCCGGAGCTGCTCGTCCCCGACGAGGAGAAGTCGCTCGACGAGGGCGCCATCCACCCCTGGTCGCAGGGCGCCACCAAGGAGTACTTCCAGCGGCTGGTCAACGCGCTGGCCGGCGAGCTCGGCTTCCGCACCGACATCCCGTGGGCCGGGCTGCCGGTCCGGGCCCGCAAGGCGCTGCTGTACGGCCACAAGACCCAGGTCGAGGTCCGCTACCGCAACCGCTACGGCCGCGAGCGCTCCTACACCACCGCCTTCGAGGGTGTCGTCCCGTTCGTGACGCGCCGGCACTCCGAGTCGGAGAGCGACGCCGGGCGCGAGCGCTTCGAGGGCTACATGCGCGAGGTGCCCTGCCCGACCTGCAAGGGCACCCGGCTCAAGCCGGTGGTGCTGGCCGTCACGGTGATGGAGAAGTCCATCGCCGAGGTCTCCGCGATGTCGATCAGCGACTGCGCGGACTTCCTGGGTGCGCTGCGGCTGGACCGCCGGGACAAGCAGATCGCCGAGCGGGTGCTCAAGGAGGTGCTGGAGCGGCTGCGCTTCCTGGTGGACGTCGGCCTCGACTACCTCTCGCTCAACCGCGCCGCCGGCACCCTCTCCGGCGGCGAGGCCCAGCGCATCCGGCTGGCCACCCAGATCGGCTCCGGCCTGGTCGGCGTGCTGTACGTGCTGGACGAGCCGTCCATCGGCCTGCACCAGCGCGACAACCACCGGCTGATCGAGACCCTGGTCCGGCTGCGCGACATCGGCAACACGCTGATCGTCGTCGAGCACGACGAGGACACCATCAAGACCGCCGACTGGATCGTCGACATCGGCCCCGGCGCCGGCGAGCACGGCGGCAAGGTGGTGCACTCCGGCTCGCTGGAGGAGCTGCTGGCCAACGACGAGTCGCTGACCGGCCAGTACCTGTCGGGCAAGCGCGCCATCCCGATCCCGGCGACCCGCCGCCCGCGCGACAAGAAGCGCCAGCTGGTGGTGCACGGCGCCCGCGAGCACAACCTCAAGGACGTCACGGTCGCCTTCCCGCTGGGCACCTTCACCGCCGTCACCGGCGTCTCCGGCTCCGGCAAGTCCACGCTGGTCAACGACATCCTGTACGCGCACCTGGCCCGCGAGCTGAACGGCGCCCGCAGCGTCCCCGGCCGGCACACCCGGATCACCGGCACCGACCTGGTCGACAAGGTGGTGCACGTCGACCAGTCGCCGATCGGCCGGACCCCGCGCTCCAACCCGGCCACCTACACCGGCGTCTTCGACCACGTGCGCAAGCTGTTCGCGGAGACCCAGGAGGCCAAGGTCCGCGGCTACCTGCCCGGCCGGTTCTCGTTCAACGTCAAGGGCGGCCGCTGCGAGAACTGCTCCGGCGACGGCACCATCAAGATCGAGATGAACTTCCTGCCGGACGTCTACGTCCCCTGCGAGGTCTGCCACGGCGACCGCTACAACCGGGAGACGCTGGAGGTCCACTACAAGGGCAAGTCCATCGCCGAGGTGCTGAACATGCCGATCGAGGAGGGGCTCGACTTCTTCGAGGCCGTCCCCGCGATCGCCCGCCACCTCAGGACGCTCAAGGAGGTCGGCCTCGGCTACGTCCGGCTCGGCCAGCCCGCCACCACCCTCTCCGGCGGCGAGGCCCAGCGGGTCAAGCTCTCCGCCGAGCTCCAGAAGCGCTCCACCGGGCGGACGGTCTACGTCCTGGACGAGCCCACCACCGGCCTGCACTTCGAGGACATCAGCAAGCTGATCAAGGTCCTGGAGGGGCTGGTCGAGAAGGGCAACACCGTCATCGTCATCGAGCACAACCTCGACGTCATCAAGACCGCCGACTGGCTGGTCGACATGGGCCCCGAGGGCGGCTCCGGCGGCGGCAGCGTGGTCATCGAGGGCACCCCGGAGGAGGTCGCGGCCTCCACCGCCAGCCACACCGGCAAGTTCCTGCGCGACATCCTGCCGGGCGTCTCGGACGCGGCGCCCGCCGCCAAGCGGCGCAGGAAGTAGCACCGGGGGCGAGCGAGGACCGCCCGGGGAGCGCAGGTCGCTCCCCGGGCGGTCCGCCGCGCGCGTGCTACGTTGCTCGGCGCCCTTCCCCGCACCGACCCTTCCCCGCACCGAGGAGTCCCGATGCCCGAGCCCACCGCCTCCCGCCGTACCGTCCTGTGCTGCGCGGCCGTCGCGCTCGCCGGGGCCACCGCGGCCGGGTGCTCTTCCGCCGCCCAGGACGACGGCAAGGGCGCGTCCGCCACCGAGGGCGACGGCAAGGGCGCCTCCGCCGTCCCGGTCGACCTCGGCGCGGCCGCGGACGTCCCGGTCGGCGGCGGGAAGGTGTACCGGGAGCAGGGCGTCGTGGTGACCCAGCCGGCCGCGGGGGAGTACAAGGCGTTCAGCGCCAAGTGCACCCACGCCGGCTGCCTGGTCAACGGCGTGGTCAAGGAGCAGATCCAGTGCCTGTGCCACGGCAGCCGGTTCGGGATCTCCGACGGCGCGGTGCAGGACGGTCCGGCCCCCGCGCCGCTGCCCGCCTACCGGGTCGCGGTGCAGAACGGGAACCTCCAGGTCACCAAGAGCTGACGAACCCCGTCGGACGCCGCGGAGTGTCCGCGCCAGTCGGTACGGTAGGGGCATGGCAGACCCGTCCACCTACCGACCGGCGCCGGGGGCGATCCCGCTCTCGCCCGGGGTGTACAAGTTCCGTGACGCGCACGGCCGGGTCATCTACGTGGGGAAGGCGAAGAGCCTGCGCCAGCGGCTCTCCTCGTACTTCCAGGACGTGGCGAACCTGCACCCGCGCACCGCGACGATGGTGACCACCGCGGCGTCCGTGGAGTGGACGGTGGTGTCCACCGAGGTCGAGGCGCTCCAGCTGGAGTACTCCTGGATCAAGGAGTTCGACCCGCGGTTCAACGTCAAGTACCGGGACGACAAGAGCTACCCGGAGCTCGCCGTCACCCTGAACGAGGAGTTCCCCCGGGTCCAGGTGATGCGCGGGGCGCACAAGAAGGGCGTGCGCTACTTCGGCCCGTACGGCCACGCCTGGGCGATCCGCGAGACGGTCGACCTGCTGCTGCGGGTCTTCCCGGTGCGGACGTGCTCCAACGGCGTCTTCAAGCGCGCCCAGCAGGTCGGCCGCCCCTGCCTGCTCGGCTACATCGGCAAGTGCGCGGCGCCCTGCGTGGGCCGGGTGAGCGCCGCCGAGCACCGCGAACTCGCCGAGGAGTTCTGCGACTTCATGGCCGGCCGGACGGGCGGCCACCTGCGCCGGCTGGAACAGCAGATGCAGCAGGCCGCCGCCGAGATGGAGTACGAGAAGGCCGCCCGGCTGCGCGACGACCTGGCCGCGCTGCAACGCGCCATGGAGAAGAACGCGGTGGTGCTCGCCGACGGCACCGACGCCGACCTGCTGGCCCTGGCCGAGGACGAACTCGAGGCCGCCGTGCAGATCTTCCACGTCCGCGGCGGCCGGGTGCGCGGCCAGCGCGGCTGGGTCACCGACAAGGTCGAGGACGTCGACACCGCGGGCCTGGTCGAGCACGCCCTCCAGCAACTGTACGGCGAGGGCAGCGAGCAGGTCCCGCGCGAGGTGCTCGTCCCCGCGCTGCCCGAGGAGGCCGTGCACGAGTGGCTCGCCGGCCTGCGCGGCGCCCAGGTCGACCTGCGGGTCCCGCAGCGCGGCGACAAGAAGGACCTGATGGAGACGGTGCAGCGCAACGCCCAGCAGGCGCTGGCGCTGCACAAGACCAGGCGCGCCTCCGACCTCACCACCCGCAGCCGCGCCCTCCAGGAGATCGCCGAGGCGCTGGAGCTGGACTCGGTGCCGCTGCGCATCGAGTGCTTCGACGTCTCGCACCTCCAGGGCGAGGACGTGGTGGCGTCCATGGTGGTGTTCGAGGACGGCCTGGCCCGCAAGAGCGAGTACCGCCGGTTCCAGATCAAGGGCTTCGAGGGCCAGGACGACGTCCGCTCGATGCACGAGGTGATCACCCGCCGCTTCCGCCGCTACCTCCAGGAGCGCGAGCGCACCGGCGAGTGGGCGGTGCCCGAGGAGGCCCCGGAGGAGGACGGCTCGCCGCTCGACGAGAACGGCCGCCCCAAGCGCTTCGCCTACCCGCCGCAGCTGCTGGTGGTCGACGGCGGGCAGCCCCAGGTCGCCGCCGCCGTCCGGGCGTTGGACGAGCTGGGCATCGACGACGTCGCGGTGTGCGGGCTGGCCAAGCGGCTGGAGGAGGTGTGGCTGCCCGGCCAGGACGACCCGGTGGTGCTGCCGCGCTCCAGCGAGGGCCTGTACCTGCTCCAGCGGGTCCGCGACGAGGCGCACCGCTTCGCCATCACCTACCAGCGGGCCAAGCGCGCCAAGCGGCTCACGGCGGGGGAACTGGACTCGGTCCCCGGGCTGGGCGAGACTCGCCGCCGGGCCCTGCTCAAGCACTTCGGTTCGCTGAAGAAGCTGCGGGCGGCGACCGTCGACGAACTGTGCGAGGTCCCCGGGGTCGGGCGCCGCACCGCCGAGACTGTTGCCGCAGCCTTGGCCTCCCGTACACCCGCCGCATTCGCGGTCAACACCGCGACCGGCGAGATCATCGAAGACAGCACGGCCACAGCAGTACCGAGAAGCGGGGAAGAGACGTGACAGTGTCCAACGGGGGGGAGACCACCCCCGAGCTGGTGATCATCTCGGGCATGTCGGGGGCGGGTCGTTCCACCGCCGCGAAGTGCCTGGAGGACCTCGGCTGGTTCGTGGTCGACAACCTGCCGCCCGCGCTGATCCCCACCATGGTCGACCTCGGCGCCCGCTCGCAGGGCGCGGTGCCGCGGATCGGCGTCGTGGTCGACGTCCGCGGCCGGACCTTCTTCGACGACCTGCTGACCTCGCTGGAGGAGCTGGAGAAGCGCGGCGTGCGGCTGCGCGTGGTCTTCCTGGACTCCTCCGACGACGCGCTGGTGCGCCGCTTCGAGTCGGTCCGCCGCCCGCACCCGCTCCAGGCCGACGGCCGGATCGTCGACGGCATCGCCCAGGAGCGCGAGCTGCTGCGCGAGCTGCGCGGCGAGGCCGACCTGGTGGTCGACACCTCCAACCTCAACGTGCACCAGCTGCGCGCCAAGATGGACGCCCAGTTCGCCGGCCAGGACGAGCCGGAGCTGCGCGCCACCGTGATGTCCTTCGGCTTCAAGTACGGCCTGCCGGTCGACGCCGACCTGGTGGTGGACTGCCGCTTCCTGCCCAACCCGCACTGGGTGCCCGAGCTGCGGGCCCGCACCGGGACCGACCCGGAGGTGGCCGAGTACGTCTTCCAGCAGCCCGGGGCCCAGCAGTTCGTGGACGGGTACACCGAGCTGCTGCGGATCGTCACCGAGGGCTACCGCCGGGAGGGGAAGCGCTACATGACGCTTGCCGTAGGCTGCACCGGAGGCAAGCACCGCAGCGTGGCGATGTCCGAGCAGCTGACCAAGCGTCTGATCGCGGACGGGGTCGAGACGGTGCTGGTCCACCGGGACATGGGCCGGGAGTAGGCGACCGGGGAACCCCCGCACCGCCGCCCCGGCCGAGCACGAGACAGGAACATGGGGTCGGCGTGACGGGATACCTGCCAGCGCGGCTGCAGCTCCGGACCAGACCGGCCGAGCGGGCCGTCCAGCCGCGCCCCGGCGTGCCGAAGATCGCCGCGCTGGGGGGCGGCCAGGGCCTGTCCGCCTCGCTGTCCGCGCTGCGCCGGCTCACCACCGAGCTGACCGCCGTGGTCACCGTCGCCGACGACGGCGGCTCCAGCGGCCGGCTGCGCACCGAGCTGGGGGTGCTGCCGCCCGGCGACCTGCGCAAGGCGCTGGCCGCGCTCTGCGGCGACGACGAGTGGGGCCGGACCTGGTCCGAGGTGATCCAGCAGCGCTTCGCCGGCACCGGCGAGCTCGGCGGCCACGCGGTGGGCAACCTGCTGATCGTGGCGCTGTGGGAGAAGCTCGGCGACCCGGTGGAGGCGCTGAACTGGGTCGGCCGGCTGCTGAACGTGCAGGGCCGGGTGCTGCCGATGTCGGCCGTCCCGCTGGACATCGAGGCGCAGGTCCGCGGCCACGACCCGCTGCGGCCCGGCGAGGTGTCCGCGGTCCGCGGCCAGGCCGCGGTGGCGGTCACGCCCGGCACCGTGCAGTCGATCCGGCTGCTGCCGGACGGGCCGCCGGCCGTCCCGGAGGCCGTGCAGGCCGTCCTGGAGGCGGACTGGGTGGTGCTCGGCCCCGGCTCCTGGTTCACCAGCGTGCTGCCGCACCTGCTGGTCCCCGAGCTGGCCAAGGCGCTCACCGAGACCCGGGCCCGCCGCCTGCTCACCCTCAACCTGGCCCCGCAGCCCGGCGAGACCGAGGGCTTCACCCCGCAGCGCCACCTGGAGGTGATCGCCGACCACGCCCCCGGCCTGGCCGTGGATGCGATCCTGGTGGACGAGCGGGCGGTCAGCGGCGGCGCCTTCGGCGTGGCCGACCTGGCCGGCCTGGAACAGGCCGCCGAGCGGATGGGCGCCGCCCTGGTGCTCGACTCGGTGGCCCGCGACGACGGGACGCCGCGACACGACGCGGAGCTCTTGGCCGCCGCGTACGACCGGATTTTCCGGACTCATGGAAGGATCGGCCCATGGCGATGACGGCAGCGGTGAAAGACGAGATCTCCCGGCTTCCCGTCACCCGTGCCTGCTGCCGCAAGGCGGAGGTCTCGGCGATCCTGCGTTTTGCGGGCGGACTGCACATTGTGAGCGGCCGCATCGTGATCGAGGCGGAGCTGGACACCGGCATTGCGGCCCGGCGGCTGCGCAAGGACCTCCTGGAGATCTTCGGACACTCCTCGGATCTGGTGGTGATGGCCCCCGGCGGGCTGCGACGCGGCAGCCGGTACGTGGTGCGGGTGGTGAAGGACGGCGAGCTGCTGGCCCGGCAGACCGGGCTGGTGGACGGACGAGGGCGGCCGATCCGGGGCCTGCCCCCGGCGGTGGTCTCCGGGGCGACCTGCGACGCGGAGGCCGCCTGGCGCGGCGCGTTCCTCGCGCACGGCTCGCTGACCGAGCCCGGCCGCTCCTCCTCCCTGGAGATCACCTGCCCCGGCTCGGAGGCGGCGCTCGCCCTGGTCGGCGCGGCCCGCCGGCTCGGCATCCCGGCCAAGGCCCGCGAGGTGCGCGGCGTCGACCGGGTGGTGATCCGCGACGGCGACGCGATCGGCGCGCTGCTCACCCGGCTCGGCGCGCACGAGTCGGTGCTCGCCTGGGAGGAGCGCCGGATGCGCCGCGAGGTGCGGGCCACCGCCAACCGGCTGGCCAACTTCGACGACGCCAACCTGCGCCGCTCGGCCCGGGCCGCGGTCGCCGCGGGCGCCCGGGTGCAGCGCGCCCTGGAGATCCTCGGCGAGGAGGTGCCCGAGCACCTGGCCGCGGCCGGCGCGCTGCGCATGCAGCACAAGCAGGCCTCGCTGGAGGAGCTCGGCGCGCTCGCCGACCCGCCGCTGACCAAGGACGCGGTGGCCGGGCGGATTCGTCGGCTGCTGGCGATGGCCGACAAGCGGGCCGCCGAACTCGGCCTGCCGAACACCGAGGCCAACC
This is a stretch of genomic DNA from Kitasatospora fiedleri. It encodes these proteins:
- the uvrA gene encoding excinuclease ABC subunit UvrA is translated as MADRLVVRGAREHNLKNVSLDLPRDSLIVFTGLSGSGKSSLAFDTIFAEGQRRYVESLSSYARQFLGQMDKPDVDFIEGLSPAVSIDQKSTSRNPRSTVGTITEVYDYLRLLFARIGKPHCPHCGRPIARQSPQAIVDKVLELPEGTRFQVLSPVVRERKGEFVDLFADLQSKGYARARVDGQTVQLTEPPVLKKQEKHTVEVVIDRLTVKAGAKRRLTDSVETALKLAGGMVVLDFVDLAEDDPEREKMFSEHLYCPYDDVSFEELEPRSFSFNSPFGACPDCSGLGNRMEVDPELLVPDEEKSLDEGAIHPWSQGATKEYFQRLVNALAGELGFRTDIPWAGLPVRARKALLYGHKTQVEVRYRNRYGRERSYTTAFEGVVPFVTRRHSESESDAGRERFEGYMREVPCPTCKGTRLKPVVLAVTVMEKSIAEVSAMSISDCADFLGALRLDRRDKQIAERVLKEVLERLRFLVDVGLDYLSLNRAAGTLSGGEAQRIRLATQIGSGLVGVLYVLDEPSIGLHQRDNHRLIETLVRLRDIGNTLIVVEHDEDTIKTADWIVDIGPGAGEHGGKVVHSGSLEELLANDESLTGQYLSGKRAIPIPATRRPRDKKRQLVVHGAREHNLKDVTVAFPLGTFTAVTGVSGSGKSTLVNDILYAHLARELNGARSVPGRHTRITGTDLVDKVVHVDQSPIGRTPRSNPATYTGVFDHVRKLFAETQEAKVRGYLPGRFSFNVKGGRCENCSGDGTIKIEMNFLPDVYVPCEVCHGDRYNRETLEVHYKGKSIAEVLNMPIEEGLDFFEAVPAIARHLRTLKEVGLGYVRLGQPATTLSGGEAQRVKLSAELQKRSTGRTVYVLDEPTTGLHFEDISKLIKVLEGLVEKGNTVIVIEHNLDVIKTADWLVDMGPEGGSGGGSVVIEGTPEEVAASTASHTGKFLRDILPGVSDAAPAAKRRRK
- a CDS encoding Rieske (2Fe-2S) protein, translated to MPEPTASRRTVLCCAAVALAGATAAGCSSAAQDDGKGASATEGDGKGASAVPVDLGAAADVPVGGGKVYREQGVVVTQPAAGEYKAFSAKCTHAGCLVNGVVKEQIQCLCHGSRFGISDGAVQDGPAPAPLPAYRVAVQNGNLQVTKS
- the uvrC gene encoding excinuclease ABC subunit UvrC translates to MADPSTYRPAPGAIPLSPGVYKFRDAHGRVIYVGKAKSLRQRLSSYFQDVANLHPRTATMVTTAASVEWTVVSTEVEALQLEYSWIKEFDPRFNVKYRDDKSYPELAVTLNEEFPRVQVMRGAHKKGVRYFGPYGHAWAIRETVDLLLRVFPVRTCSNGVFKRAQQVGRPCLLGYIGKCAAPCVGRVSAAEHRELAEEFCDFMAGRTGGHLRRLEQQMQQAAAEMEYEKAARLRDDLAALQRAMEKNAVVLADGTDADLLALAEDELEAAVQIFHVRGGRVRGQRGWVTDKVEDVDTAGLVEHALQQLYGEGSEQVPREVLVPALPEEAVHEWLAGLRGAQVDLRVPQRGDKKDLMETVQRNAQQALALHKTRRASDLTTRSRALQEIAEALELDSVPLRIECFDVSHLQGEDVVASMVVFEDGLARKSEYRRFQIKGFEGQDDVRSMHEVITRRFRRYLQERERTGEWAVPEEAPEEDGSPLDENGRPKRFAYPPQLLVVDGGQPQVAAAVRALDELGIDDVAVCGLAKRLEEVWLPGQDDPVVLPRSSEGLYLLQRVRDEAHRFAITYQRAKRAKRLTAGELDSVPGLGETRRRALLKHFGSLKKLRAATVDELCEVPGVGRRTAETVAAALASRTPAAFAVNTATGEIIEDSTATAVPRSGEET
- the rapZ gene encoding RNase adapter RapZ, with translation MSGAGRSTAAKCLEDLGWFVVDNLPPALIPTMVDLGARSQGAVPRIGVVVDVRGRTFFDDLLTSLEELEKRGVRLRVVFLDSSDDALVRRFESVRRPHPLQADGRIVDGIAQERELLRELRGEADLVVDTSNLNVHQLRAKMDAQFAGQDEPELRATVMSFGFKYGLPVDADLVVDCRFLPNPHWVPELRARTGTDPEVAEYVFQQPGAQQFVDGYTELLRIVTEGYRREGKRYMTLAVGCTGGKHRSVAMSEQLTKRLIADGVETVLVHRDMGRE
- a CDS encoding gluconeogenesis factor YvcK family protein — translated: MQLRTRPAERAVQPRPGVPKIAALGGGQGLSASLSALRRLTTELTAVVTVADDGGSSGRLRTELGVLPPGDLRKALAALCGDDEWGRTWSEVIQQRFAGTGELGGHAVGNLLIVALWEKLGDPVEALNWVGRLLNVQGRVLPMSAVPLDIEAQVRGHDPLRPGEVSAVRGQAAVAVTPGTVQSIRLLPDGPPAVPEAVQAVLEADWVVLGPGSWFTSVLPHLLVPELAKALTETRARRLLTLNLAPQPGETEGFTPQRHLEVIADHAPGLAVDAILVDERAVSGGAFGVADLAGLEQAAERMGAALVLDSVARDDGTPRHDAELLAAAYDRIFRTHGRIGPWR
- the whiA gene encoding DNA-binding protein WhiA codes for the protein MAMTAAVKDEISRLPVTRACCRKAEVSAILRFAGGLHIVSGRIVIEAELDTGIAARRLRKDLLEIFGHSSDLVVMAPGGLRRGSRYVVRVVKDGELLARQTGLVDGRGRPIRGLPPAVVSGATCDAEAAWRGAFLAHGSLTEPGRSSSLEITCPGSEAALALVGAARRLGIPAKAREVRGVDRVVIRDGDAIGALLTRLGAHESVLAWEERRMRREVRATANRLANFDDANLRRSARAAVAAGARVQRALEILGEEVPEHLAAAGALRMQHKQASLEELGALADPPLTKDAVAGRIRRLLAMADKRAAELGLPNTEANLTEEMALN